The Nyctibius grandis isolate bNycGra1 chromosome 29, bNycGra1.pri, whole genome shotgun sequence genome window below encodes:
- the APLN gene encoding apelin: MAAPRWLLALLLLCLALAAAGPLGRAPDGKDAEDGLIRTLVRPRGARRGAGPRPGGWRRYRRPRPRLSHKGPMPF; this comes from the exons atGGCCGCGCCGCGCTGGCTCCTGGcgctgctcctgctctgcctcgCCCTGGCCGCCGCCG GGCCGCTGGGCCGGGCGCCTGACGGGAAGGACGCCGAGGACGGGCTCATCCGGACGCTGGTGCGGCCGCGGGGtgcgcggcgcggggccgggccccggCCGGGGGGCTGGCGGAGGTaccggcggccccggccccggcttTCCCACAAGGGCCCCATGCCCTTCTGA
- the XPNPEP2 gene encoding LOW QUALITY PROTEIN: xaa-Pro aminopeptidase 2 (The sequence of the model RefSeq protein was modified relative to this genomic sequence to represent the inferred CDS: deleted 1 base in 1 codon), which yields MRGAAGGPGAAAAAAAAPVRGSRICRRGRIHCQCTGQQPPRACAGPWPSHPAPLRPWGKGAGGGTCHRGAAGASPRLPGTPGAAMPPAPWAAAWVLLLHGCAAGAASARTDVRDCSTDPPYLPPTATNTTARLAALRGTMRAHGVHAYVVPSTDAHMSEYIAERDARLGWLTGFTGSAGTGVVTQDRAALWTDSRYWTQAERQLDCNWELQRTPWIESIGLWILEAVPVGGNISLDPFLFSIDTWNSYSRALHGSGRTLRPIEINLVDQVWGDQRPPPASGEIYSLPAAFTGSSWQEKVAGIRAQMEQHVRHPTAVLLSGLEETAWLFNLRGDDIPYNPVFYSYTLLTTTTISLFVDEGRLAAEARQSLRAGCPGPLCVELQEYGQVGAHLRRYAEGNVTVWLGTEYTTYGLYGVIPQEKLLEDSYSPVMLAKAVKNTKEQELLRAAHVRDAVAVIQYLVWLEKMVPQGRVDEFSGAQHIDTLRLAQEHSRGPSFQSISASGLNAALAHYSPTNGSSRTLSVDEMYLSDTGGQYLDGTTDITRTMHWGVPTPLQKEAYTRVLMGNIDLSRLIFPPNTAGRVVESFARRALWDVGLNYGHGTGHGVGNFLSVHEWPVGFQSNNVPLAAGMFTSIEPGYYRDGEFGIRIEDVALVVEAQTEHQSGEKPFLTFEVVSLVPYDRNLIDLSLLSPEQIRYLNTYYETIRARVGPELQRQRLDEAYGWLQRSTEPFPLASAATATATATLGALAITLLTGLQA from the exons atgcggggggcggcggggggtcccggggcggcggcggcggcggcggcggccccggtgCGGGGGAGCCGCATTTGTAGGCG cGGCAGGATTCACTGTCAATGCACGGGACAACAACCCCCCCGTGCCTGCGCGGGACCTTGGCCCTCTCATCCCGCACCCCTTCGCCCCTGGGGCAAAGGCGCGGGAGGAGGGACCTGTCAC CGAGGCGCTGCGGGAGCGTCCCCTCGGCTCCCCGGCACCCCCGGCGCAGCCATGCCCCCCGCGCCGTGGGCCGCAGCCTGGGTGCTCCTGCTCCACG gctgTGCCGCAGGGGCTGCCTCTGCCAGGACCGATGTCCGGGACTGCTCCACGGACCCACCG TACCTGCCCCCTACGGCCACCAACACCACGGCGCGGCTCGCCGCTCTGCGGGGCACCATGCGAGCCCACGGCGTCCACGCCTACGTCGTGCCCTCCACGGACGCCCACATG AGCGAGTACATCGCCGAGCGGGATGCACGGCTGGGCTGGCTGACCGGCTTCACCGGCTCTGCAG GCACCGGCGTGGTGACGCAGGACAGGGCTGCCCTGTGGACCGACAGCCGCTACTGGACGCAGGCAGAGCGGCAGCTGGACTGCaactgggagctgcagaggaCGC cctggaTCGAGTCCATCGGGCTGTGGATCCTGGAGGCGGTTCCCGTGGGGGGGAACATCAGCTTGGaccccttcctcttctccatcg acACCTGGAACAGCTACAGCCGGGCCCTGCACGGCTCCGGCCGGACCCTGCGCCCCATCGAGATCAACCTCGTGGACCAGGTGTGGGGTGACCAGAGACCCCCTCCAGCCTCCGGCGAGATCTACAGCCTCCCGGCAGCGTTCACTG ggagcagctggcagGAGAAGGTGGCCGGGATCCGGGCGCAGATGGAGCAGCATGTCCGGCACCCCACGGCCGTGCTGCTGTCGGGGCTGGAGGAGACAGCCT GGCTCTTCAACCTCCGCGGAGACGACATCCCCTACAACCCCGTCTTCTACTCCTACACCctcctcaccaccaccaccatcag CCTGTTCGTGGACGAGGGGCGGCTGGCGGCGGAGGCGCGGCAGTCCCTGCGGGCCGGTTGCCCGGGGCCACTGTGCGTGGAGCTGCAGGAGTACGGGCAGGTGGGTGCCCACCTCCGCCGCTACGCCGAGGGCAACGTCACCGTGTGGCTGGGCACCGAGTACACGACATATGGCCTCTACGGGGTCATCCCCCAG GAGAAGCTGCTGGAGGACAGCTACTCGCCCGTCATGCTGGCCAAGGCTGTGAAAAACAccaaggagcaggagctgctgcgaGCCGCCCAC GTTCGGGACGCAGTGGCTGTCATCCAGTACCTGGTGTGGCTGGAGAAGATGGTCCCGCAGGGGCGGGTGGACGAGTTTTCGGGGGCACAGCACATCGACACGCTCCGCCT GGCCCAGGAGCACAGCCGCGGGCCCAGCTTCCAGTCCATCTCGGCCAGTGGGCTCAACGCGGCGCTGGCCCACTACAG CCCCACCAACGGGAGCAGCCGGACGCTGTCTGTGGATGAGATGTACCTTTCGGACACGGGAGGGCAATACCT GGATGGGACGACGGACATCACACGGACGATGCACTGGGGTGTCCCGACCCCACTCCAGAAG GAAGCCTACACCCGTGTGCTGATGGGCAACATCGACCTGTCCCGCCTCATCTTCCCCCCCAACACGGCAG GGAGAGTGGTGGAGTCCTTCGCCCGCCGGGCACTCTGGGACGTGGGACTCAACTACGGCCACGGGACTGGCCACGGCGTCGGCAACTTCCTCTCGGTCCACGAGT GGCCCGTGGGCTTCCAGTCCAACAACGTGCCGCTGGCAGCCGGCATGTTCACCTCCATCG AGCCCGGGTACTACCGGGATGGCGAGTTCGGGATCCGCATCGAGGACGTGGCCCTCGTGGTGGAGGCGCAGACCGAG CACCAGAGCGGGGAGAAGCCCTTCCTGACCTTCGAGGTGGTGTCCCTGGTGCCCTACGACCGCAACCTCATCGACCTCAGCCTCCTGTCCCCGGAGCAG ATCCGGTACCTCAACACCTACTACGAGACCATCCGGGCGCGCGTGGGGCCGGAGCTGCAGCGGCAGCGGCTGGACGAGGCGTACGGCTGGCTGCAGCGGAGCACCGAGCCCTTCCCGCTGGCCAGCGCCGCCACGGCCACGGCCACGGCCACCCTGGGCGCGCTGGCCATCACCTTGCTCACGGGGCTGCAGGCCTga
- the SASH3 gene encoding SAM and SH3 domain-containing protein 3: MLRRKPSNAGEKEPGHRKLSLQRSSSFKDFAKAKVSSPAPSEKEFNLEENIPEDEPSSAGPEDTARSSGMKLGKKWRAVISRTMNRKMGRMAVRALAEGKGDAEQEGGSPCPLSPTGSTEEPSHEKVPLSYLEMEEDGHPSLSRQLSSGSDASSPGPGGSSRDSLRLEESGPAYTGPFCGRARVHTDFTPSPYDKDSLKLRKGDIIGIIEKPPVGTWTGLLNNRVGSFKFIYVDIIPEETAPARKSRGPGRSKRLKPKTLHELLERINLQEHTSTLLLNGYQTLEDFKELRETHLNELHITDPQHRAKLLTAAELLLDYDTSSEPEEGDSSEAQPSPSEPKGDIPRDSGCFEGSETLDGNRDEAELGGPEGQLRALSLAESS, translated from the exons ATGCTGCGCCGCAAGCCCTCCAACGCCGGCGAGAAGGAGCCAGGACACAGGAAG ctctccctccaGCGCTCCAGCAGCTTCAAGGACTTCGCcaaggccaaagtcagctcCCCTGCGCCAAGCGAGAAGGAGTTCAACCTGGAGGAGAAC ATCCCCGAGGACGAGCCCAGCAGCGCTGGCCCCGAGGACACGGCGCGGAGCAGCGGGATGAAGCTGGGCAAGAAGTGGCGAGCCGTCATCTCCCGCACCATGAACCGCAAGATGGGCAGGATGGCCGTGAGAGCCCTGGCCGAGGGCAAG GGAGACGCAGAGCAGGAGGGGGGGTCCCCCTGCCCCCTGTCCCCCACCGGCAGCACAGAGGAGCCCAGCCACGAAAAGGTGCCTCTGTCCTACCTGGAGATGGAGGAAGACGGGCACCCGTCCCTGAGCCGCCAGCTGTCCAGCG GCAGCGACGCgtccagccccggccccgggggcagCAGCCGGGACAGCCTGCGGCTGGAGGAGAGCGGCCCAGCCTACACCGGCCCCTTCTGCGGCCGGGCCCGCGTCCACACCGACTTCACGCCCAGCCCCTACGACAAAGACTCGCTGAAGCTGCGG AAAGGGGACATCATCGGCATCATCGAGAAGCCACCCGTGGGCACCTGGACCGGGCTGCTCAACAACAGGGTGGGCTCCTTCAAGTTCATCTACGTGGACATCATCCCCGAGGAGACGGCCCCTGCCCGCAAGAGCCGGGGCCCCGGCAGGAGCAAGCGGCTCAAGCCCAAGACCCTCCACGAGCTGCTGGAGCGCATCAACCTGCAG GAGCACACCTCCACCCTGCTGCTGAATGGCTACCAGACCCTGGAGGACTTCAAGGAGCTGCGGGAGACCCACCTCAACGAGCTGCACATCACGGACCCCCAGCACCGCGCCAAGCTGCTCACGGCTGCCGagctcctcctggattacgacA caTCGAGTGAGCCGGAGGAAGGCGACAGCTCTGAAGCCCAGCCTTCGCCCTCGGAGCCCAAGGGGGACATTCCCCGGGACTCGGGCTGCTTCGAGGGATCCGAGACCCTAGACGGCAACCGGGATGAGGCGGAGCTGGGGGGTCCCGAGGGGCAGCTGCGGGCTCTCTCCCTGGCAGAGTCCTCCTGA
- the ZDHHC9 gene encoding palmitoyltransferase ZDHHC9 produces MSVMVARKKVVRKWEKLPGRNTFCCDGRIMMARQKGIFYLTLFLILGTCALFFAFECRYLAVQLSPAIPVFAAVLFLFAMATLLRTSFSDPGVIPRALPDEAAFIEMEIEATNGTVPQGQRPPPRIKNFQINNQIVKLKYCYTCKIFRPPRASHCSICDNCVERFDHHCPWVGNCVGKRNYRYFYLFILSLSLLTIYIFTFNIVYVALKSLKIGFLNTLKETPGTVLEVLICFFTLWSVVGLTGFHTFLVALNQTTNEDIKGSWTGKNRVQNPYSHGNIVKNCCEVLCGPLPPSVLDRRGILQQEEGTAQEGSCPRGPSAPEPTGGQAEESSAQQKDGSLPHPSAVPAPPLSNSEAPEEKQLTSGELPVPSQDAGQAEH; encoded by the exons ATGTCGGTGATGGTGGCGAGGAAGAAGGTGGTTCGGAAATGGGAGAAGCTGCCGGGCAGGAACACCTTCTGCTGCGACGGCCGCATCATGATGGCCCGGCAGAAGGGCATCTTCTACCTGACGCTCTTCCTCATCCTCGGCACCTGCGCCCTCTTCTTCGCCTTCGA GTGTCGGTACCTGGCGGTCCAGCTGTCCCCGGCCATCCCCGTGTTCGCAGCAGTTCTCTTCCTGTTCGCCATGGCCACGCTCCTGCGGACGAGCTTCAGTGATCCCGGGGTGATCCCGAGAGCCCTGCCTGACGAGGCAGCCTTCATCGAGATGGAGATTG AGGCCACCAACGGGACCGTGCCCCAGGGTCAGCGCCCACCGCCGCGGATTAAAAACTTCCAGATCAACAACCAGATAGTGAAGCTGAAGTATTGCTACACATGTAAGATCTTCCGTCCGCCCCGCGCCTCTCACTGCAGCATCTGCGACAACTGTGTGG AGCGCTTCGACCATCACTGTCCCTGGGTGGGCAACTGCGTGGGGAAGAGGAACTACCGCTATTtctacctcttcatcctctCGCTCTCACTCCTCACCATCTACATCTTCACCTTCAACATAGTCTACGTAGCACTGA AATCTCTGAAGATTGGGTTTCTGAACACATTGAAGGAAACCCCGGGGAC TGTACTGGAGGTGCTCATCTGTTTCTTCACCCTGTGGTCGGTGGTGGGGTTAACTGGGTTCCACACCTTCCTGGTCGCACTGAATCAGACAACCAACGAAGAC ATTAAGGGGTCCTGGACTGGGAAGAACCGCGTGCAGAATCCCTACAGCCACGGCAACATCGTGAAGAACTGCTGTGAGGTGCTCTGTGGGCCTCTGCCCCCCAG CGTCTTGGACAGACGGGGCATCTTGCAGCAAGAGGAGGGCACAGCTCAGGAGGGGTCGTGCCCGCGGGGGCCCAGCGCTCCAGAGCCCACTGGtgggcaggcagaggagagcagcGCTCAGCAGAAGGATGGCAGCCTTCCTCACCCCAGTGCC GTCCCTGCGCCACCCCTGAGCAACTCTGAGGCGCCAGAGGAGAAGCAGCTAACGTCTGGGGAGCTCCCGGTCCCATCCCAGGACGCTGGGCAAGCAGAGCACTAG